One stretch of bacterium DNA includes these proteins:
- a CDS encoding DUF4258 domain-containing protein: protein MIKFDYSKHARYRMRRRGVSQIEVETTVLHPESWYYGSEGEINAIKKFGRKTVRVVYESLPQHIRVITVIKE from the coding sequence ATGATTAAATTTGATTATTCGAAGCACGCCAGATACCGTATGAGAAGACGTGGTGTCTCCCAAATAGAGGTGGAAACTACTGTGCTTCATCCTGAGAGTTGGTATTACGGGAGCGAAGGTGAAATAAATGCTATCAAAAAGTTTGGTCGTAAAACCGTCAGAGTTGTTTATGAATCCCTACCGCAACATATCAGGGTAATTACTGTAATAAAGGAGTAA